The Athene noctua chromosome 11, bAthNoc1.hap1.1, whole genome shotgun sequence genome has a segment encoding these proteins:
- the LOC141964752 gene encoding T-cell activation Rho GTPase-activating protein-like, with protein sequence MSGKGLRWPRRAVREDFAAHQAGSGCSRALFGQPLAALCGEDGTLPQPIQELLAVLQQEGPSTEGIFRRAASRTALRELREALDHGADVDMGSQPALLLAAILKEFLRSIPCKLLVTELYEDWMAAMQKASREEKIWELRAVAEKLPAANLLLLKRLLSLLRHIGHHAATSRMGCSNLAVCVGPNLLSPAHADQLPLETLLEVTHKEQASSVVL encoded by the exons atgtcAGGAAAGGGCCTCCGATGGCCCCGTCGAGCAGTGAGGGAGGACtttgccgctcaccag gcgggctccggctgcagcagggcgctctttgggcagcccctggcagccctctgcggggaggatggcacgctgccccagcccatccag gagctgctggccgtgctgcagcaggagggaccaTCGACGGAGGGGATATTCCGCAGAGCCGCCAGCAGGACAGCGCTTCGAGAGCTGCGGGAGGCCCTGGACCACGGCGCAGACGTCGACATGGGAAGCcagcccgcgctgctgctggccgccatcctgaag GAATTTCTCCGGAGCATCCCCTGCAAGCTCCTCGTGACCGAGCTCTACGAGGACTGGATGGCGGCGATGCAGaaggccagcagggaggagaagatctgggagctgagagc ggtggccgagaagttgcccgcagccaacctcctcctcctgaagaggctgctgtccctcctccgGCACATCGGCCACCACgcagccaccagcaggatgggctgcagcaaccTGGCCGTCTGCGTTGGGCCgaacctgctgagcccagcccacGCGGACCAGCTCCCGCTGGAGACCCTGCTGGAGGTGACACACAAG GAACAGGCATCGAGTGTTGTCCTCTGA
- the LOC141964754 gene encoding E3 ubiquitin-protein ligase RBBP6-like, whose amino-acid sequence MPCVHYQFSSQLRRDTVTFSGLHISLGNLKREIMGRQKLKAANCDLRVTNAETGEEYTDANALIPKNSSVVVRRVPVRGVKTTSKTPVITRTEPASGTSRAIEDSSAAIPLAQLIKTGSLAEANASEEDKIRAMMTQSCCQYDPVNYVKKPLAIPPPSYVCFRCGKPGHYIKNCPTNGLNPLYMRKGEHEKSA is encoded by the exons ATGCCGTGCGTCCATTATCAGTTCTCCTCCCAGCTGCGCCGCGACACGGTCACCTTCAGCGGCCTCCACATCTCCCTCGGCAACCTCAAACGCGagatcatgggccgccagaagctgaaggcggccaactgTGATCTGCGGGTCACCAATGCTGAGACCGGAGAAg aatacacagatgccaaTGCTCTGATTCCTAAGAACTCCTCGGTAGTTGTTAGAAGAGTCCCTGttagaggagttaaaactaccagcaaaacaccagttat aactcgaacggagccagcgagtggaacatccagagca attgaggactcttctgcagccattcctctggCCCAGCTCATTAAG ACCGGCAGTCTGGCTGAAGCCAACGCTtccgaagaagataaaatacGAGCCATGATGACGCAGTCTTGCTGTCAGTACGATCCAGTCAA TTACGTGAAGAAACCCCTGGCTATCCCTCCACCATCCTATGTTTGCTTTCGCTGCGGAAAACCTGGCCACTATATAAAGAACTGTCCAACAAATGGG TTAAACCCTCTTTACATGCGGAAGGGTGAGCACGAGAAGAGTGCGTAA